The Elgaria multicarinata webbii isolate HBS135686 ecotype San Diego chromosome 7, rElgMul1.1.pri, whole genome shotgun sequence nucleotide sequence TTGCCATGGTCCTTCACCAGCACCCACAGAGTCACGCTGTTGCCTATGCCATCTGCCTCATCCAGGGCATGTGTAGTGCTAATCTCACCACTGTAAAGCCCCACTCTCCAGGAGCTACCACTTCCTTCATGAAGTTCATAGCGTAGCCATGCATTGTAGCCAGAGTCAGCATCCATGGCATGGATTTTTCCCACCATATGCCCTGCAGCCACAGGGGCCACCAGCAAGATGGGGACCTCTGCTGCCCTGGACACTGTAGGCACATTGTCATTCTCATCCACCACAAAGACTTGCACTGTTATGTTGCCACACAAGGATGGCAGCCCGGCATCCTTGGCGCTCACTTGGAACTCCAGCAGCTTTAGCTCCTCATAGTCCAAGGGCTGCAAGGCATAGAGCTTCCCGCTCTCTGAGTGCACTGAGATGTAGCTCGACAGGGGCCAGAGCTTCTCATCTATCCTGTAGCTGATCAGAGCATTTTCAGCCACATCTTTATCTGAGGCAGAAACCGTGAAGATGTGGGCACCGGGTGGATTGTTCTCCTTCACAAAGACTGTGTAGGAAGCCTGGCCAAAGGTAGGCACATTGTCATTCACATCGCCAATGGGCACCACCAGGCTGCTGGTGGTTGATAGTGATGGAGCCCCATGGTCCTGAGCTGTCACTACCAGCTTGTATTCTGCTTCCCGCTCCCGATCCAGGGGCTCAGCCACCACGAGAGAGTAGTAATTCTTGAACGTGGACACCAGCTTGAAGGGAAGGCCAGGAGGCCATAGGGTGCAGCTCACTTGAGCATTGATGCCTCCATCCCGGTCTGAGACACTGATCAGtgccaccactgtccccagcGGAGAGTCTTCCATCACTGGCACAGACAAGGATGTCACAGACACTTCTGGAGCATTATCGTTCACATCGAAAACCTGGATCAGAACTTTGCAGTGTCCAACCAAAGAGTATGATCCTTGATCTGCAGCTTCGACTTGTAGTTCAAATAACTTAATGTCTTCAAAATCTATCTCTTCTTTTGTTTTGATTTCTCCTGTGCTTGAATCTATAGAGAAAGTGTGTCTCAAAAGGCCGGATGCCATATTGCTGAAAGAATACAGTATTTCTTTATTAGATCCTTCATCCGAATCGTGAGCAGTTAGTGTAATTACTGATGTTCCCACAGTGATATTTTCTAGTATATTCACCTCATATACAGTCTGGTTAAATATGGGGACATTGTCATTTGCATCTAGGACCATTATCTCCAACTGCATTGTGCCACTTAGCTCTGGTTGTCCTCCATCCATGGCAGTAAGTAATAAATGGTGTACTGGGGATTTTTCTCGGTCCAGGGAATTCTTTAGCACCAGTGCTAAAGATTTTCTGTGGCTACCATGCTTCTCTTCATGTAGCTGAAAATAATTATTTGGACTGAGGTTGTAGGTTAGCAGACCATTCAAACCAATATCTGCATCTGAAGCTCCCTCTAGTGGGAAATAGGAGCCCGATAGCCTAGATTCTAAAATAAACAGTTGATGCTCACTTACTGGAAAAATGGGAACATTGTCATTAATGTCACTGATCTCAACCTCTGCATGGAAGATCTTCAGAGGTTTATCCACAATCATCTCTAGATGAATGGTACACATGGGACTCTGAGCACACAGCTCCTCCCTGTCTATCCTGGAATTCACAAACAAGATCCCATTCTGCACATTTACCTCTAAATAATCCTTGTGTTCTTTGGACACCATCCGAAACATCCGAGGCACCAATTCATCCACCTCCAGCCCCAGGTCCTGGGCGATGCGGCCCACGAAGGTGCCGTGCTGGGATTCCTCCGGCACAGAATAATGGAGCTGGCCGCTCCCCACCAACCAGGCTGTGTGGAGAAGAATCAGCTGCAGCAGCTGACTTCTCTCCATCGAGTCAAAtgaagcaatatatatatatatatatgatattccCTGATACTATGAATCCATCCTTTGGTTAATAAgaactgctctggaatctgttttctcACGATAAAGGGGTTGCATCCTGTTACATTCTGTTTGATGACATCTGGTGTTTTTCCCCTGGACTCTTGCATCAAATGATTTGCTTTTCATCTGTGGGTGGGGCGAGACATTCCTTTAGACATTCCCAAATGGATTTTGTAGGCAAGGGCGACATCATGTGTCCAAATTCGGAAACACTGGTGGTTTGACCGGGGAGGGTgggttaatttaaaaaatatatttctccTCTTCTATACACTGTTCAAATGTCTTAGAGCCATACTTctaatttatatttaattatttcattaataGTGTTTCTCCTTCCAGAAATTATAACTATTAACCAAACTTTGTtataatgtaaaaacaaaaagcaaaaaaacctgTCACAGGTGACGATGATCCTGCAATCCAGGACTAAAGTTTTCACATTTAGAATAGACAATGCTAGTTCAAGTAAATACCAATAAAATATAATTGACTCATATTTATTAGACAAACTAGGATCTTGTGTAGTTTTCATGGTTTCTCATAATCTTGGTTCATTTATGTTCATAGTGAGGTTGCAGGATTACTTGAACTGCTTTGAAATCTGCTCTTCTACAGTAGTCCGGAGTTAGTGAACTGGggggaaaccctttaaaaatCAGCACCTCTTCACTGAGATATCCCTAAGCAATACAGAACATGTGGTTATATACAAAATGcttagaagaagaaaagggaggggggagggggggagttccTAAAAAAGGAGATACTAAACGTTTAATTTGAAGCAATCCCCacaaggggaggagaggggaaaccAAGGCAAcagaacaagccactgtggctatAGAAAAAGGCTTAGCAATGATTTGGAAGGAGAGACAGGTCACTAAGGAAGTATACAGGCAGATAGCCTGGAATGTCAAATGGTGTCAGGAAAACTAAAGCTCAGGATGAGCTGAAGTTGGCAAAGGATGCTGAGAATCGCAAAAAGGGCATCTTCAGACATATTAAAGGTAAAACAGGGATAAACATAATGGTAGACCAACTGCTCTGTGAAGATGGCAAAATGCTGTCAGCTTACAAAGAAACGGCAGAGCTGCTCAACTATTTTGGCTTGGTCTTCTCCCAAACGAGGATGCGTGTTCCATCTGGTATATGTGACAAACAGACTGAAGGGGTAGGAGTGCAGCTTGAGGTTGACAGAGAGATGGTCAGGGAGTATCTAAGCACTTTagatgagttcaaatctccaggtccAGATGAATTGCATCATAAGGTGATGCAAGGAGCTAGCAGGTGGCCTCTCAGAACCTCTATTATCTTCAAGAAATCCTGGAAACGCCCTTAATAGATTGTGGAACTGATGTCAACATAATATATCCTGACTTCAGCCATGCatttgacaaagtgtcccatgatattctgattagcaagcTAGTTAAGTGTGAGCTGGATGGCACTACTACTAGGTGGATCCATGGATGGCTGGAGAACTATCAGCAACAGGTCTTCATCAAACCAAGGGGGAGGTATCAAGTGGGTGCCatagggttcagtcctgggccttctgctcttcaacatttttgttagtGATTTGGAGGAAGAGCTGTTGGGAATGCTTATGAGATTTGCAGAAGacaaaaaattggaaaaactgggcagaaaataacagaatgaaacttaacagAGTCAAGTGTAAAGTTCTTTATgaaggaaagagaaagcaaaagcACAGGTAAAAGTGGAAGATGCCTGGCTTGATGTTGAAAAGGATCTTGGTGTTGTAGTCAATTGCAAGTGGAATgagagtcagcagtgtgatgtggctgcaaaaaatgcaattTAGGTTGCATCAATAAAAGTATAGTTTCTAAATCATGGGAAGTAATAGTCCCATTCTAATCTGTGCTGGTCAGACTTCACCTTGAatattgtgcccagttctggaaACCGTACTTTAAGAAGCATTCAGATATATTGGAACAAGTTTAGAGAAGGGCAAAAAAGATAATCAGGAGACTAGAAACTAAGTCATTTGaagaaagattgaaggaactggctatgtttagccttgaaaagagaagactggtggaattccctcttcatcacaatgccctcttttgtatctggtcactctagtatagctcctgcagctttaactgttgtgatgaagagggaatttcaccaggtgctgcatgcatgcagatgacacctgatgaaattcccttttctatataactgttaaagat carries:
- the LOC134401224 gene encoding protocadherin alpha-3-like, which produces MERSQLLQLILLHTAWLVGSGQLHYSVPEESQHGTFVGRIAQDLGLEVDELVPRMFRMVSKEHKDYLEVNVQNGILFVNSRIDREELCAQSPMCTIHLEMIVDKPLKIFHAEVEISDINDNVPIFPVSEHQLFILESRLSGSYFPLEGASDADIGLNGLLTYNLSPNNYFQLHEEKHGSHRKSLALVLKNSLDREKSPVHHLLLTAMDGGQPELSGTMQLEIMVLDANDNVPIFNQTVYEVNILENITVGTSVITLTAHDSDEGSNKEILYSFSNMASGLLRHTFSIDSSTGEIKTKEEIDFEDIKLFELQVEAADQGSYSLVGHCKVLIQVFDVNDNAPEVSVTSLSVPVMEDSPLGTVVALISVSDRDGGINAQVSCTLWPPGLPFKLVSTFKNYYSLVVAEPLDREREAEYKLVVTAQDHGAPSLSTTSSLVVPIGDVNDNVPTFGQASYTVFVKENNPPGAHIFTVSASDKDVAENALISYRIDEKLWPLSSYISVHSESGKLYALQPLDYEELKLLEFQVSAKDAGLPSLCGNITVQVFVVDENDNVPTVSRAAEVPILLVAPVAAGHMVGKIHAMDADSGYNAWLRYELHEGSGSSWRVGLYSGEISTTHALDEADGIGNSVTLWVLVKDHGKPVQSATATLSISLVASTQPVQADDHLLRMGGSPMALVDTTNIYLIIAICSVSSLFLLVIIVYMALKCQAQLKDAAVHGPGTATLVCASEVGSWSYSQRHSRNLGYVAGEAGIKSDLMVFSPNIPVFAMNAEVGNAKELVPNSSGEVSQVEDLRSLILTLLYSFRI